CATGACAAGGCCGTTCGCGGTCTCACTCCCCATTTCACGCGGCCTTGGACAGCGTCCGAAGCGCGCTACCCGTTGTCATTATTCTAACCCCTCTGGATTTCCCAGGGAGACAGCAGTTCCAGGCGAAAGGGGGAAACGAGCCACCGGCTCCGTGAGCTTCTAAGTTAACAATGCCTATCCATGAAAATCACATGGGGATGCTTCGCAAACGAGGCTTATTAAGGCAAATCATAGATACCGATATAAGCGACAACTTGCCTGTCTATTTACTTGTAAGCagaataaatgaaagaaaaaacaaacacgtTTTTCGAAAGAGATAACACAGCAGCGCACTCCGGTTTAAGGCCATCATCGTGGGCTTTTCTGGGACCGAGCATATCGCGCGCATAAAACCCAATGAGGCGTATGAAATTTTTGTAAATTATATGACCCAATTGTAGCCCCTGTTTTCATACAAGACAGTGAATAGCGCACGAAGGATTCCTAAGCACGAAAATATTAGAAAAGATTACCCTGAAAATCGCCTGTAGCAAAGTTCGCTtacacaaagaacaaaattgatTTTACAGAAGCTAAAAGTGTAGGAAATGAGCTTGTTGCTGTACTGAGAAAGGCAAGAGCAAGGTATTGCCATTATTATTTTCTCGTAGCATAAACCGATCAGAGCCGCGGCTGGGAATATATCGAAATCAAAGCAATTTATAATTCTGGTGAAGCGTTTTCCGGTGGTCTATCGGCAAACCTCTTTAGTAACTAATATGAATCAATTCGCAACTGCGCTAGAAAGATATATTTGGAACATATTGATATTAATCAAACTAAATTCCTTATTTTGTTCCTCGGCCGGCGAATGCGAAGCGGAATGCACTCTTTTGAACTTGAGCATCTGTAGTGCCTGCGAGGATGAAGACTTATTAAGTTAAAACAATAAAGTATGTTGCATACCTTATAGCTTCCCCTTTCACATATATAATTAATTTGGTATTATCAAGAGGAATATTTCCGGAAAGCACTAAATTTGCTGAAGTGATTTTATTATATAAAAGTTATAATAAAAGGCTCTTAAAGAACTACAACCTAACTTCAATACTTCAAGTTCTGCCTATATAAGCCGTCTTGAAAACTTAAACACAGCAGACTGACGAACTTTTTATCTAAATATTCATTGCAAAGCAGTTTCAAAAAAAGGATTCCGAAGGAACTATTCAACTAAAACAGAGctaatgaagcaaaaaaaataattctacATCATTATTCTAATCTGTTAACATTAGGTATTTACACATATCTGTCGATTGCATTTGACACCCTCTCCCACAGCATGTTAACTCACAAACAGTTCCCTACAACGTGCATTGCATTGCGCATTACTTTTTCACATCTTATTTAATCCACCACAAACAGTATGTCTCATTCGTTGATCATTCCTCGGTACTTATGTACATTAGTACAGACGTACCACAGAGAAGTATTTTGGGACCCCAGTTGTTCTCTCTATACGTAATTGATTCTCAAGGTATTATCTCTGATCCTGAGGTCACTCTAATGTGCTACTCTGATGATGCTAAACTCCTcctcacaggaaaaaaaaaacgcagaaggtGCTGGAAAAAACGGTTAACCGAATCTTAAAACTTACTAGAGACTGGATGGATGAGAACTTCTTACTTGTACACACTGCAAAAACAAAAGCGGTACTATTCCGGCCTAACAACAAATGTTTAGCCCTGAATGGGTATTGGTGCCATTTCCATTCATTTTGTCGACTGCATAAAGGAGCTAGGGTTCAATTCTTCTATAATTTAAGTTGGAACTCGCATATAAATGTCATACATAAAAATCATGCAAGATCATTTTATACTTAATAAAAATCGAGAAACAATAACCGAAAGAGTAATAGTTCTTATTTACAATTATTTGTGTTGCGTTGGGTTTTATGACACATAGGCAACCCAGGCCATCATGCGCTATAATTATTTAATTTTGTTCAAGTTAAATTAGAAAATAAAGGTCGAAACGTATATTAAACTCTTACTCAATTTGCAGAAAATAGTCTTTAGAATAGTTGCAAATGTACCTTTTCAATTTCCCTCTGGGCAGCTCTTTGACTATTTTCATCTAGTTAGAATGGCTTGAATAAATATCGCTTATGCTACTCATATCGCACTGAAAATAGGGGAAATAATTCACTCTTGTAATCCATCGAAGCCTTCGCCGAACCCGCTTCTTTACGAGCCGCCACCCTGAATATACTGACAGGTGCCTGAACTCCGTTATAACTACTCCCTGCATTCCTAAACACATACTGTTCTATCAGTGTTAAAAATATCAAAAGTAAGGAACTTTTTATTACTGgtgtatcaaaggaacactttcATAATATTTTGGTTTAAAATGTAATTATGTTTTAGGGCTTGTTTCTTTTGGACTTCATATTTGCCGCTTGAGATGTTTCTCTACCTCATGATTACCTTTTGCTTTCTCTGATATTTTTTTATGGACTGTTGCCAATTTGCGTCCTTCTGTTAGTTATTTATGTACAATTTTGTATTTAATTTTGTTTACCAGCGTATGCAACGCAGTAGGCGCATGTGGTTTTAAATGGAACTCTAAATATACACACGCTCGTTCTGAACTTCGTCTCGGTGTGTGCGTAGCTGCTGCCATCAGTTCTAGGGGCAGCCACGTCGCCAAGCTACGGCGAACGGTAGCTTTTGTGGCTGCTGCCTCCTTTGCACAAAAGGAGAAGAAATAAGCGAACTTGAATCAGAAGTCTCGCGCGACATGCTTTCAAGCAAATGTCGCTGACGACTGTCGTACAGGAACGGACTACATATATTGTCACATTCGTGCCTTGAACGAATGTGACAATATATGTAATTTTTCAAAACAGAACATGGCGCAAATAAATATTTCCTTCTTAATGCTTAATACTGGGCGTAATATTTCTCGCACTTTTCAGTGCATCGACGATGCAGGTGTGTTCTGTCAAAAGGGTGCCCTCGCTGAGGTAAGACAACGGTCGTTCGTGTAcattgctttttatttatttacctctGGCTCATACCTGTCCTCTTGTTGCCTCCATAAATTTAACATTTTCTGCTCGTGCGCGTTGTTCGCTGCTTCCTCGATATGATTTGAATGTTTCTACCTCTAGCTCTCTCTAACTCGTGTTCTTTAAGTTATTTTTAAAAGCAGTCTTTTAATCCTTTATTTCAAGCGATAGAAATTTGAAGGAATGCTTTTATGGCCATTGACTTCAATTCATCATTATGCAGGACACCATTTACGAGGAGCTATTTGAAACATTGAAGGTAAgtgggacattttttttttcatcttctgtGTGGGACACCAAAGGCCATCCTTTATGCAAAGACATGTGGTGGACAAAATTTAGTGGTATTTTTGTGCGGGCACATTTATATAGCCCAGAAAGATTAATAGCCACGAAGAAAGCATTTTAAGTAAAGAATTTGGGACGCTATTGTTAATTTTGCCTCAGCAGTCTTTAATTCCGGGCCACAGCACCAAAGAGCTGTCAAGGGGCGAGCATCCGACGTAATTATTTGGGCCAGCCTCCATGAGGAATTCCCGCTGCGAGATATTTTAGCACAGCGCGCTGCAGCTATTTTTCGCGCTATTAATGCGAGAAAGGAACGAACACGTGGATGCAAAAAGCTAAGCTAGGCTCAACAAGTTAAACGAGCGAAAGTGTGGTTATACCTCATTATGCTTGATCTTGCTTGGCTGACTTGGTTTACATGACTAAACATGGTTATGCCGATCCAGTTTTCACATCAGGCGATACGGCATAGTATAGCGAGATATAACCAAATGGCCTCAGAAACCTAGACGGTCAAAAATCAAGTGACCACTCTTGTCATGGCTAGTCATAGGTTGCCTAGGCATGCCGTGGTCATGCATGGCCATACATAGTCACACAATGCTAACTTAGTCTGTGCTTGGCCGCCCCTGGCTGTCCAAGGCCAGACCGCGCGTACCGAGGCGAAACTGGGAGAAACCTAgcgtagtagagctttcgctctataaGCCATTCGTTGAGCTGCTATTTATGCCAGCTGCAGCGGCGCTGTTTTTACGCGCAGTGGCTGCAAAACTGAGAAGGGGCTATGCATGTACGCGAGCAAATACGAGGCGAAATATTCTCAGGGACACCTATTAACAATATGTGCTGGCAATGCAATAATACCagaagctgttgatgcatttACATCGAGTTTCGTTTTATTTCATAGTTGGGGTAGAAGAAAGTTATTGCTCATAGCGTAAATGAAACCTGGTACATTCCGACGCTAGCATTAATTGCAAAATGCTCTCTGCTCACTGAAAGGGCCAGTAATTCAGAGTAGGAAAAGGGCCGAACAGATAGGTAATGTACGTGGATGCGTATTTATGCACGCCTATCAAAGAAACATTTCCCAACTCGCCATCTACCTTTAAGAGGCCGAACGCGATAGTGTTAGAAGTCGCCGCTGCAAACGCCTTTTTCAAATCTCTGCATTCGCTGCACGCTCACGAGCATGCTGTTCTGCTGGCGCCCGACGCCTAAGAGTATCAGCCTTTCTCTTTCGCAACTGCGTGCTCTCGTGTAGCCTACGCCTCTTTTCTTCAGCCTCTATCTTTCGTAGTTCACCATCGCCCTAGCGTTTACGCCGCATTGATGCAGCCTCTCGTGCTAGTCCAGAGGCATCCTGGTTAGCGCGCGACGCACGTTTAAGCTCACCGCCATCTTTCGGGGACCGCAGCTGGGCGGTTTACTAATGTACCACGAAGGAACCGGCTCTCCACTCAGGTAACTCAGGTGTACTTCGCAAGGGGATATCATCTGttatgatggaaatgtacagcgcaaataaagacgaggacacaaggaacacacgagcgctgacttgcaacagtttatttcaAAACTTCGACTAGTATTTATGAAAAAACCAGGCAACtatcacacatgcgcagtaggTGACCCATTCATATGTAGGCGCGAATATAACAGCTCCTTACTAGTAAGAGCAATAGATGCCCTGGCCACGCAGGACCCACCCAACCGGTCTAGTctatcatttcagcctctattATCTCTCGAGTGAGTTGGCAACGGTTTTCGACGATAACAGAGCATTCTTGGTAAGCAGGCTGGCACACGAACACTTCATCTGAATCTCTATCATTTTCATCTTTACCGTTTTTCATACATTCCCTACAGTGTGCGTCCAGaaaccctcctcgccgttcagacacattattgcaatATTCTCGGAGGTGGTCCTTAAAACACCTACTGCTTTGCCCTGCATAGCTCTtcccacatttcaaagggatgctgtaAACAATCGAATGCGTACATTCTACGAATTTTgttcggtgcttctttttgcagttctgattCTTTGAATCACTGGACCTGAATAGTCTGCATAATTTTTGCAGCTTATCGGGGTCAGAGACAAGAACTTTTACGTTCCCCCGTTCGCCGACCTTTTTCAGGCGATGAgacaggccatgaatgtacgggatcACAGCGATCCGTTTTGTTGAAGGCGATAGTGACGAACGAGCCTCTTTTGAGCACAGGTGCTTAAGAATGGTTTCCGCGACGCTGATCAAAACATGAGTAGGATGCCCCGCGGATCTTAGACGAAGGATCTGTTCACTGAACCTAGCAGCCATTAGCAGGACTAGatttacaaagcgcatttttcaagCATAACCCTAGAATTTCCCTCTTTACCAGTTTGGAATGCGCAGAGCCGAATGGAAGCAGTGGCTTGTTAGCGCGTGGCTCGTACTTCCAGTAGATCTGTGGGTTGCGAAATAAAAGCCTGATGTCCAGAAATCGAATAATGCCGTCAGAAGGCATCTCATGCGCTAATTCTAGAGTCGACAAGCCTGCACGTAAGGAGGTCAGTGTGTTAGCTAGTACTTCAAAAGAGTCTGAACAGCAGTCAAGGAATATTAGAAAATAAACATACCTAAAAATCTTGGTTACTTTAAAATTTGGTAGGCAGCTACAAAGCACTATGTCCAGATGAGCTAAAAATAAATCACTAAGAACCGGGGCAATACAGGAGCCAAAACAAATTCCCTCCTTGTGCAGATTTGGGTGGCCTTCCCATTGGATAAAAGTTGACCGAAGATAAGACCTAAGAAATTCCAAGAAACCACTGCTTGACATTCCAGTTTCATTCATGAAAGCTACGTTTCCGAATATATCAATCAGTCCTGGACACAAGAGAGCAAGCCTGACTGTGGCAACGAATAGAAAATATCATTTATGTCTAAAGAGAAAGCCCCGAGGTCCCTATGCGGTGAACACTCGAGGTAATTCAAGACGGCCTCAGAGTTCTTGACTTTGAAAGGGTCTTCAATGCGTAACAGGTCGAGCTTTTTCCGAAGAAACATGGCAATGGACTTTTGCGAAGTGCCATTTTCTGAGACAATTGTCCTGAAAGGGTTGTCAACCTTATGAGTTTTTGACGTTAAAAAGACCAAGAAAATCACGGCGACTTGCTCTTATACTCTTACTTTTTCTAACTTCAGCTTAGTACAGAGCTGCTTTGCTTGTGTTTTAACCTTTGACATAGCTAAGTTCTTGCAGGGATTAAAGGCATTCGAAACTGCTTCTAAGGCATTGACCTTAAAAAACCCGTGAGACAGCACAGCAAATTCCCCTCCTTGTCAGCGGGTAGAACACAAAGAGCGTGTTCTTTCGAAAAGAACAAAACGCGCTTGACAGGTACCTTCGGGACAGGCTGCTTGCAGTGATGGAACGCTTCCATGCCGTCCGACACAGCGCAGGGACTCCTCTGCAGAATCACACCGGGCCACCCGTTTGACTAAGGACACAAGCTCCGGGGCTGACCTCTTCTCTTGGACCGCGAACTTGGGTCCCCGTGCGAGCACCTTCTGTATATCCGGAGGCAAGCGGATTTGTTCAAGATTATGGACAGTACCAAGAGACACTGAGCGCTTCTCTGGGAGGGCTCGCCGGAGCTGCCGAAGTTGAAGTTGCCAGATGTGCTTGGTGGTTTGGTCGACAAGGACGGTGAACTCTCGTAGCCGCCTTGCAGTTGTGGAAGGGTCACCAGCGGCGCTGAGCTGCGTGTCAAGAAGCCTTTGGTTAGACGAGCAAGGCGAAGACATTCAGATCT
This region of Amblyomma americanum isolate KBUSLIRL-KWMA chromosome 5, ASM5285725v1, whole genome shotgun sequence genomic DNA includes:
- the LOC144132436 gene encoding uncharacterized protein LOC144132436 isoform X3; the encoded protein is MPFTKFVIKLVGCALKGIAKEGTPEEAVKALKGIGLILLNTLGLGDVLKKVSGAGMWCGSCKRVCKDPLHLNQGDTGLLAKCIDDAGVFCQKGALAEDTIYEELFETLKAACSDGTLPCRPTQRRDSSAESHRATRLTKDTSSGADLFSWTANLGPRASTFCISGGKRICSRLWTVPRDTERFSGRARRSCRS